From a single Agrobacterium tumefaciens genomic region:
- the pgsA gene encoding CDP-diacylglycerol--glycerol-3-phosphate 3-phosphatidyltransferase, producing the protein MASRAYSIPNLLTYGRILAVPVIVLCFFIEGKLESSDFARWTALWLFIIASLTDFLDGYLARIWNQTSNIGRMLDPIADKLLVASVLLLMAADGTIAGWSLWAAITILCREILVSGLREYLAALKVSVPVTRIAKWKTTIQMVAIAFLLAGPAGDKVLPYTTEMGITLLWLAAALTMYTGYDYFKAGLKHIVDED; encoded by the coding sequence ATGGCTTCGCGCGCATACAGCATCCCCAATCTTCTGACCTATGGCCGCATCCTCGCGGTTCCTGTCATCGTTTTGTGCTTCTTCATCGAAGGCAAGCTGGAAAGCTCAGATTTTGCGCGCTGGACGGCGCTCTGGCTGTTCATTATCGCCTCGCTGACCGATTTCCTCGATGGTTATCTGGCCCGCATCTGGAACCAGACTTCCAATATCGGCCGGATGCTCGACCCGATCGCTGACAAGCTGCTGGTCGCCTCCGTCCTGCTCCTGATGGCTGCGGACGGCACCATTGCCGGATGGTCATTGTGGGCCGCCATCACCATTCTCTGCCGTGAGATTCTGGTGTCTGGCCTGCGTGAATATCTGGCGGCGTTGAAGGTCAGCGTTCCCGTTACGCGCATCGCCAAGTGGAAGACGACGATCCAGATGGTCGCCATCGCCTTCCTGCTGGCCGGCCCGGCGGGCGACAAGGTCCTGCCCTATACGACCGAGATGGGCATTACGCTTCTCTGGCTTGCGGCTGCGCTCACCATGTATACCGGTTATGATTACTTCAAGGCCGGTCTCAAGCACATCGTGGACGAAGACTGA
- a CDS encoding sensor histidine kinase, protein MLENNDAWNRHSGKSPPEAMRAGAGSVTQSLRTIADAVSGHRPPSGDLRPAATWPFLRVIIVWLLLMVAVVSALAAYQYVSLLGELERQSDALQAEATRRADQHDAHVTALSAVAQAEQGSDHGLLLAIAAPILQFYPRIDEVQLVSLMEGGPAAGTRPLENELAADIRNAASVFTGKPALLASTLRPGHYLIVKRSPNSETARQALVLAVDAARLLASDAPFWLAQRAVIRLKMPDGTLLYGPPQMPVEPQYARQLSSASQPLLLEVALPITWRELLPGRTLLAVLAGASIIFVFGIVMARQRTRIRAAERRAELSGMEARLTHASRVNALGEMASGLAHELTQPLTAILAQAQAGRRLLVRQDVATLSGALDDMIEQARCAANMLDRFRNWSLPHRHPATAHDLRVALRNVDALLTGEAARQHVVIDIRQPEVPLLVRVDPVEMEQVMFNLLRNALDALADAGGKGVITATLTREGSLALFEVADNGPGVEPQLRDRLFTPFATTKNNGMGLGLALSQRLVERAGGEILSVEQENGALFRVVLPVTMEATKT, encoded by the coding sequence ATGCTTGAAAACAACGACGCGTGGAACAGGCATTCCGGCAAATCGCCGCCGGAGGCAATGAGGGCAGGCGCGGGCAGCGTCACGCAATCGCTGCGCACCATCGCCGATGCCGTATCCGGCCATAGACCACCGTCGGGTGATCTACGTCCTGCGGCCACCTGGCCGTTTCTCAGGGTGATCATCGTCTGGCTGTTGTTGATGGTGGCGGTCGTGTCCGCCCTGGCGGCCTATCAATATGTCAGCCTGCTTGGCGAACTGGAGCGGCAGAGCGACGCCTTGCAGGCTGAGGCTACGCGCCGGGCGGATCAGCATGATGCGCATGTGACGGCGCTTTCGGCGGTGGCGCAGGCGGAACAGGGATCGGATCACGGCCTGCTGCTCGCCATCGCCGCACCCATTCTGCAATTTTACCCGCGCATCGATGAAGTCCAGCTGGTCTCGTTGATGGAGGGTGGTCCTGCAGCTGGCACCAGACCGCTGGAAAATGAACTGGCGGCAGACATCCGCAACGCGGCATCGGTGTTTACGGGCAAGCCCGCATTGCTGGCAAGTACGCTGAGGCCTGGCCATTATCTCATCGTCAAGCGCAGCCCCAACAGCGAGACGGCACGGCAGGCGCTGGTGCTGGCCGTCGATGCGGCACGGCTGCTGGCATCCGATGCCCCCTTCTGGTTGGCGCAACGGGCGGTGATCCGCCTGAAAATGCCGGATGGCACCCTGTTATACGGCCCGCCGCAAATGCCTGTAGAACCGCAATATGCCCGGCAGCTGAGCAGTGCCAGCCAGCCGCTGCTTCTGGAAGTGGCGCTTCCCATCACCTGGCGTGAACTTCTGCCGGGCCGCACCCTGCTGGCGGTGCTGGCCGGTGCCAGCATCATTTTTGTGTTCGGCATCGTGATGGCAAGGCAGAGAACGCGTATACGCGCAGCCGAAAGGCGGGCAGAACTGAGCGGCATGGAGGCGAGACTGACCCATGCCTCGCGGGTCAATGCGCTGGGGGAGATGGCGAGCGGCCTTGCTCATGAGCTGACGCAGCCCTTGACGGCAATCCTGGCGCAGGCGCAGGCCGGGCGACGGCTTCTCGTCCGTCAGGATGTCGCAACGCTTTCCGGTGCGCTGGACGATATGATCGAGCAGGCGCGATGCGCCGCCAACATGCTCGACCGTTTCCGCAACTGGTCGCTGCCGCATCGCCATCCGGCCACGGCGCATGACCTTCGCGTCGCGCTGCGTAATGTCGATGCGCTTCTGACCGGTGAGGCGGCGCGCCAACATGTCGTCATAGATATCCGGCAACCAGAGGTGCCGCTTCTGGTTCGGGTTGATCCGGTGGAGATGGAGCAGGTGATGTTCAATCTGCTGCGTAATGCCCTTGATGCGCTGGCCGATGCCGGGGGGAAAGGTGTAATCACTGCGACGCTCACCCGCGAGGGCAGTCTTGCCCTGTTCGAAGTCGCCGATAACGGCCCCGGCGTGGAACCGCAATTGCGCGACCGGCTTTTTACCCCCTTCGCAACCACCAAAAACAACGGCATGGGACTTGGTCTCGCGCTCAGCCAGCGGCTGGTGGAGCGCGCCGGCGGCGAAATACTCTCAGTCGAGCAGGAAAACGGCGCCTTGTTCCGCGTCGTCCTGCCAGTCACGATGGAGGCAACGAAAACATGA
- the abc-f gene encoding ribosomal protection-like ABC-F family protein, with translation MITITDLSARIAGRLLLDHASVALPAGVKVGLVGRNGAGKSTLFKVITGDFSAESGSVSIPKQARIGQVAQEAPGTEESLISIVLSADKERSALVAEAETATDPHRIAEIQMRLVDIDAHSAEARASSILAGLGFNHEAQLRPASSFSGGWRMRVALASVLFAEPDLLLLDEPTNYLDLEGTLWLEEYIRRYPHTVIIISHDRDLLNNAVNSIVHLDQKKLTFYRGGYDQFERQKAEHDELQMKAKVKSDAARKHLQSFIDRFRAKATKARQAQSRIKALERMGTVAAVIEDHVQPITFPEPEKQPASPIVAINGGAVGYEPGKSILKQLNLRIDNDDRIALLGSNGNGKSTFAKFISGRLAPQAGDLRTAPGLKIGFFAQHQLDDLVPDETPVEHVRKLMPLAPEAQVRSRVAQMGLATEKMATAAKDLSGGEKARLLMGLAAFHAPNLLILDEPTNHLDIDSRRALIEALNDYNGAVILISHDRHLIEATVDRLWLVADGTVKTFEGDMEEYRDIVVSSGKKKEDRTEAAPDQASKADQRKANAEKRAQLAPLKKKINEIESLTAKLEKMIQALDTELADPALYEKAPAKAAQKVKERGEAAAKLSDAEEQWLMLSGEYEEAMAG, from the coding sequence ATGATTACGATTACCGACCTTTCCGCCCGCATCGCCGGGCGCCTGCTTCTCGACCATGCCAGCGTGGCGCTGCCCGCCGGCGTGAAGGTGGGTCTCGTTGGCCGCAACGGCGCCGGCAAATCCACCCTGTTCAAGGTGATTACCGGCGATTTTTCGGCCGAAAGCGGTTCGGTCAGCATTCCCAAACAGGCGCGCATCGGCCAGGTGGCGCAGGAAGCGCCGGGAACGGAAGAATCACTGATTTCAATCGTGCTTTCCGCCGACAAGGAACGCAGCGCCCTTGTGGCGGAGGCGGAAACCGCGACTGATCCGCACCGGATCGCCGAAATCCAGATGCGGCTCGTTGATATCGATGCGCATTCAGCCGAAGCCCGCGCGTCCAGCATTCTTGCCGGTCTCGGCTTTAACCACGAGGCGCAGCTTCGCCCCGCCTCCTCCTTCTCCGGCGGCTGGCGTATGCGCGTGGCGCTCGCCTCCGTGCTGTTTGCCGAGCCAGACCTTTTGCTGCTTGACGAGCCGACCAACTATCTTGACCTCGAAGGCACGCTGTGGCTGGAGGAATATATTCGCCGCTATCCGCATACCGTCATCATCATCAGCCACGATCGCGACCTTCTGAACAATGCCGTCAATTCCATCGTGCATCTGGACCAGAAGAAGTTGACCTTCTATCGCGGCGGTTACGACCAGTTCGAGCGGCAGAAGGCCGAACACGACGAATTGCAGATGAAGGCCAAGGTCAAAAGCGACGCTGCGCGCAAACATCTGCAAAGCTTCATCGACCGCTTCCGCGCCAAGGCCACCAAGGCGCGGCAGGCCCAGAGCCGCATCAAGGCGCTGGAGCGCATGGGCACCGTTGCCGCCGTGATTGAGGACCATGTTCAGCCAATCACCTTCCCCGAGCCGGAAAAGCAGCCCGCCTCACCCATCGTCGCCATCAATGGCGGTGCCGTGGGGTACGAGCCGGGCAAATCGATCCTGAAGCAGCTCAATCTGCGCATCGACAATGATGATCGCATTGCGCTGCTCGGCTCCAACGGCAATGGCAAATCCACCTTCGCGAAATTCATTTCCGGCCGGCTTGCCCCGCAGGCTGGCGATCTTCGCACCGCTCCCGGCCTGAAGATCGGTTTCTTCGCGCAACACCAGCTGGATGACCTCGTGCCGGACGAAACGCCGGTCGAACATGTGCGCAAGCTGATGCCGCTGGCGCCTGAAGCGCAGGTGCGCTCACGCGTGGCGCAGATGGGCCTTGCAACGGAAAAGATGGCGACGGCGGCAAAGGATCTATCCGGTGGCGAGAAGGCCCGGCTGCTGATGGGGCTTGCCGCCTTCCATGCACCGAACCTGCTCATTCTCGACGAACCGACAAACCATCTCGACATCGACAGCCGCCGGGCATTGATCGAGGCGCTGAATGATTATAACGGCGCGGTCATCCTCATCTCGCACGACCGGCATCTCATTGAAGCGACGGTGGACCGGCTGTGGCTGGTTGCCGACGGCACCGTCAAAACCTTTGAAGGCGACATGGAGGAATATCGCGACATCGTCGTCTCCTCCGGCAAGAAAAAGGAAGACAGGACCGAGGCCGCTCCCGATCAGGCGTCGAAGGCAGATCAACGCAAGGCGAATGCGGAAAAGCGCGCCCAGCTCGCGCCGCTAAAGAAAAAGATCAACGAAATCGAATCCCTGACGGCGAAGCTTGAGAAAATGATTCAGGCGCTCGACACGGAACTGGCAGACCCCGCGCTTTACGAAAAGGCGCCCGCCAAGGCCGCACAGAAGGTCAAGGAACGTGGCGAGGCCGCTGCCAAGCTTTCCGACGCCGAAGAGCAATGGCTGATGCTTTCCGGCGAATATGAAGAAGCAATGGCGGGATGA
- a CDS encoding GGDEF domain-containing protein, translating to MTTSAGDKKREQSKNGLVVTKITQFIARMNIAPLPRNYELIYEILSGHNPAMGRDILALGNAPQQHEIDIIGQRHNLPGFSKIEAEEMANEAFETLNQISARLEAGVQRAETFIASLAEENHQEPPATERLARLMGDIHEEQTSLRHFIAMGLMKIREVEKRRAELQASSVRDALTALPNRAAFLEKLADLFAGDQAASATSLMLLNIDRFREINGKYGASAGNKALRRFAALFRKTIKKDDFVARIGGNEFAFLFANVSQNTAEAIAERLRQSVEALRFVTSEGEGEHLTVSIGVAAVDGTATPAEFFSHAELALLSARCGTRNCVVGYSRDLAQHSRSSYLAQLGC from the coding sequence GTGACGACATCTGCTGGCGATAAAAAACGCGAACAGTCAAAAAACGGTCTTGTCGTTACCAAGATCACGCAGTTCATCGCCAGGATGAATATTGCTCCGCTGCCGCGCAATTACGAATTGATCTATGAAATATTGTCGGGGCACAACCCGGCCATGGGGCGCGATATATTGGCCCTTGGCAACGCGCCGCAGCAGCATGAAATCGATATTATCGGCCAGAGACACAATCTACCCGGCTTTTCGAAGATCGAGGCCGAGGAGATGGCCAACGAGGCCTTTGAAACGCTGAATCAGATTTCAGCGCGGCTGGAAGCCGGCGTGCAGCGCGCCGAAACATTCATCGCCAGCCTTGCCGAGGAAAATCATCAGGAGCCGCCGGCAACCGAGCGGCTCGCTCGATTGATGGGCGACATTCATGAGGAACAGACGAGCCTGCGGCACTTCATCGCCATGGGGCTGATGAAGATCCGCGAGGTTGAAAAACGCCGGGCCGAACTGCAGGCGAGTTCCGTGCGGGACGCATTGACGGCGCTTCCCAACCGCGCGGCTTTCCTCGAAAAGCTCGCAGACCTTTTCGCCGGCGATCAGGCGGCGTCCGCCACCTCGCTGATGCTGCTCAACATTGACCGCTTCCGCGAAATCAATGGCAAATATGGCGCCAGCGCCGGCAACAAGGCGCTGCGGCGGTTTGCGGCGCTCTTCCGCAAGACCATCAAGAAGGACGATTTCGTTGCCCGCATCGGCGGCAATGAGTTCGCCTTTCTGTTTGCCAACGTCTCGCAAAATACCGCCGAGGCGATTGCCGAAAGGCTGCGGCAAAGTGTGGAGGCGCTGCGCTTCGTGACCAGCGAAGGAGAAGGCGAACATCTGACGGTTTCGATCGGCGTCGCGGCGGTGGATGGCACCGCCACGCCCGCCGAATTTTTCAGCCATGCCGAACTTGCATTGCTTTCGGCACGCTGCGGCACGCGCAACTGCGTTGTCGGCTACTCCCGGGACCTGGCCCAGCACAGCCGCAGCAGCTATCTGGCTCAGCTCGGCTGTTAG
- the ndk gene encoding nucleoside-diphosphate kinase, whose protein sequence is MAIERTFSMIKPDATKRNLTGAITKVFEDNGLRIVASKRVWMSKREAEGFYAVHKERPFFGELVEGMTSGPTIVQVLEGENAILKNREIMGATNPAQAAEGTIRKSFALSIGENSVHGSDAPETAAQEIAYWFAETEIVG, encoded by the coding sequence ATGGCGATTGAACGCACATTTTCGATGATCAAGCCGGACGCAACCAAGCGTAACCTGACGGGCGCGATCACCAAGGTATTTGAAGACAACGGCCTGCGCATCGTCGCCTCCAAGCGCGTCTGGATGAGCAAGCGCGAAGCTGAAGGCTTCTACGCCGTTCACAAAGAGCGTCCTTTCTTCGGCGAACTCGTTGAAGGTATGACCTCCGGCCCGACCATCGTTCAGGTTCTGGAAGGCGAAAACGCCATCCTCAAGAACCGCGAAATCATGGGCGCCACCAACCCGGCCCAGGCTGCTGAAGGCACCATCCGCAAGTCCTTCGCGCTCTCCATCGGCGAAAACTCCGTTCACGGTTCCGATGCTCCGGAAACCGCCGCACAGGAAATCGCCTACTGGTTCGCCGAAACCGAAATCGTCGGCTGA
- a CDS encoding CGNR zinc finger domain-containing protein, with protein MTFRWTAHRFAGGALALDVANSVILRSDAAKSVDRFAAPEQIATFAEASTRLGAERDRFPALNAPEAEQRPILLKLREAIDDCFRSSIMGAGDDDARLADLLFACGTALRAFPATENLGNATAHSALSLLAAETRERLRICGNCGWLFIDRSKNRSRIWCDMTVCGNRQKASRHYHRTKEARA; from the coding sequence ATGACCTTTCGCTGGACAGCTCATCGTTTCGCAGGCGGCGCATTGGCGCTTGATGTCGCCAATAGTGTGATCCTGCGCTCAGACGCCGCAAAATCGGTTGACCGTTTTGCTGCGCCCGAACAGATCGCCACTTTTGCCGAGGCATCGACACGGCTTGGCGCGGAGCGCGACAGGTTTCCTGCGCTCAACGCACCCGAAGCGGAGCAACGGCCAATCCTTCTCAAGCTTCGAGAGGCGATCGACGATTGTTTTCGCTCTTCGATCATGGGTGCCGGCGATGATGACGCCAGGTTGGCGGACCTTCTTTTCGCCTGCGGCACGGCCTTGCGCGCCTTTCCGGCGACCGAAAATCTCGGCAACGCCACTGCCCACTCCGCCCTGTCGCTGCTTGCGGCAGAGACACGGGAACGATTGCGGATCTGCGGCAATTGCGGCTGGCTGTTCATCGATCGCAGCAAGAACAGAAGCAGGATCTGGTGCGACATGACTGTCTGCGGCAACCGGCAGAAAGCCAGCCGGCATTACCACCGGACAAAGGAGGCGCGCGCATGA
- a CDS encoding GlcG/HbpS family heme-binding protein produces the protein MIRNLLIASVLLAPAAALAQTLPTAPYLPLEMAEKAAKAALQACVAKGNAVTVAIVTRDGATKTVLKADNSGPHTVSSATGKAFAAASLGRDIGEIADFIASKPANDGLRNMDERMVIQAGGLPIKIGDALVGGIGVGGAPSGAIDAECAREGLNAIGAK, from the coding sequence ATGATCCGCAATCTTCTCATCGCTTCCGTTCTGCTCGCTCCTGCTGCCGCATTAGCCCAGACGCTGCCGACCGCTCCTTATCTGCCGCTTGAAATGGCCGAGAAGGCAGCCAAGGCTGCACTGCAGGCCTGTGTCGCAAAGGGCAATGCCGTCACCGTTGCCATAGTCACCCGCGACGGCGCCACCAAGACGGTATTGAAGGCGGATAATTCCGGCCCGCATACGGTCTCCAGCGCAACCGGCAAGGCTTTCGCCGCCGCATCGCTCGGGCGCGATATTGGCGAGATCGCGGATTTCATCGCCTCCAAGCCGGCCAATGATGGTTTGCGCAATATGGACGAGCGCATGGTCATCCAGGCAGGCGGCCTGCCGATCAAGATCGGTGATGCCCTGGTCGGCGGCATCGGCGTCGGCGGCGCGCCCTCGGGCGCCATTGATGCAGAATGCGCCCGTGAAGGCCTCAACGCCATCGGCGCCAAGTAA
- a CDS encoding branched-chain amino acid ABC transporter permease, with protein MAYFLQQLLNAVPVAALYAVLAFGYAIAFSVTKRADVTYGAIFAFAGQTCLLFADFGWNRLWLVLPATLALGAGAGLFGGLWAAGFVGRAVMRPLAKASPNAVTVASIGVLIALTESARLAAGTRQLWLPPLLSQPVGFWSDGGFAVTLTPMQMLNTAAFGLLVLSGSVYLGRSAFGRRWKAVSDDPLAASFCGVNAGRVFLLSYCAAGLVAAIAGVLATFYYGTMDFGAGLVFGLKIVLISAAGGYASPLICGLGAAAVGFAETLWAGYGPIVWRDAAVLALLVGWLIVMRSRVEAP; from the coding sequence ATGGCTTATTTCCTGCAACAATTGCTGAATGCCGTGCCGGTTGCGGCCCTCTATGCGGTTCTGGCCTTCGGTTATGCCATCGCCTTTTCGGTCACCAAACGTGCCGATGTCACCTATGGCGCCATATTCGCCTTCGCCGGCCAGACCTGCCTGTTATTTGCCGATTTCGGCTGGAACCGGCTATGGCTGGTTCTGCCGGCCACACTGGCGCTTGGGGCGGGGGCAGGCCTGTTCGGCGGGTTGTGGGCTGCGGGTTTCGTCGGCAGGGCGGTGATGCGGCCGCTGGCGAAAGCCTCTCCCAACGCGGTGACCGTCGCCTCCATCGGCGTGCTGATTGCGCTTACCGAAAGTGCAAGGCTCGCCGCCGGCACCCGGCAATTATGGCTGCCGCCGCTTTTGTCGCAACCGGTGGGCTTTTGGAGCGATGGCGGCTTTGCCGTGACCCTGACGCCGATGCAGATGCTGAACACGGCGGCGTTTGGACTGCTCGTCCTCTCAGGGTCCGTTTATCTCGGCCGTTCCGCTTTTGGCAGACGATGGAAGGCCGTTTCGGATGATCCGCTTGCGGCATCGTTCTGCGGTGTCAATGCGGGCCGGGTGTTCCTGCTGTCCTATTGCGCGGCAGGACTTGTTGCCGCCATTGCCGGGGTGCTGGCCACCTTTTATTACGGCACCATGGATTTTGGTGCCGGTCTCGTCTTCGGCCTGAAGATCGTGCTGATTTCGGCGGCGGGTGGTTATGCCAGCCCGCTTATCTGCGGCCTGGGGGCCGCTGCGGTGGGATTTGCGGAAACTCTATGGGCCGGTTATGGCCCAATTGTCTGGCGCGATGCGGCGGTACTGGCGCTTCTGGTCGGCTGGCTGATCGTCATGCGCAGCAGGGTGGAAGCGCCTTGA
- a CDS encoding molybdenum cofactor biosynthesis protein MoaE → MQPTIRVQAGDFDATEETRRLTQSDKSIGAVVAFTGLCRDDGGALVALELEHYPGMAEAEITRIAKLAIERFGLLGLTAIHRHGKIAAGENIVLVIAASSHRQAAFDGANFVMDYLKTSAPFWKKEHGKDGAARDWVSAKTTDDAAKDRWR, encoded by the coding sequence GTGCAGCCGACGATCCGCGTACAGGCCGGGGATTTCGACGCCACTGAGGAAACCCGCCGGCTGACGCAAAGCGACAAAAGTATCGGGGCGGTCGTCGCCTTCACCGGGCTCTGCCGCGACGATGGCGGCGCGCTTGTGGCGCTGGAGCTTGAACATTATCCCGGCATGGCAGAAGCGGAAATCACCCGCATCGCCAAACTCGCCATCGAACGTTTCGGCCTTCTTGGTCTCACCGCCATCCACCGTCACGGCAAGATTGCCGCCGGCGAGAATATCGTTCTCGTCATCGCCGCCTCCAGCCACCGGCAGGCGGCCTTCGACGGCGCAAATTTCGTGATGGACTATCTGAAGACCTCCGCCCCGTTCTGGAAGAAGGAACATGGCAAGGATGGAGCGGCGCGGGACTGGGTATCAGCCAAGACGACCGACGATGCGGCGAAGGACAGGTGGCGGTAA
- the moaD gene encoding molybdopterin converting factor subunit 1, with product MTRIVYFAWVREKIGADEEELDIPSSVTTAGELIAWLTTRGENYEAAFEFPDVIRVAVNQEHVEHDESIVGAREIGLFPPMTGG from the coding sequence ATGACACGGATCGTTTATTTCGCCTGGGTGCGCGAGAAGATCGGCGCCGATGAGGAGGAGCTGGACATCCCCTCCTCCGTCACCACGGCCGGTGAGCTGATCGCCTGGCTCACAACCCGTGGCGAAAATTACGAGGCGGCTTTCGAATTTCCGGATGTGATCCGCGTTGCCGTCAATCAGGAACATGTTGAGCATGACGAAAGCATCGTCGGCGCGCGCGAGATCGGTCTCTTTCCGCCAATGACCGGGGGATGA
- a CDS encoding response regulator transcription factor: MTLPVYLVDDDDAVRKALILLLSTVSIKAKGFADPTVFLSHLPGLEPGCLIFDIRMPAITGLKLQEKLVEEGIDWPVIIISGHGNIEACRRAFRNGAVDFLSKPVDEQDLIDAIQKAHRTLARTLDARALQAETVALLSLLTAREREILERIALGFTTRQIADGLGLSPRTVDSHRAAIGLKLGTTSQAEMTRLWLEAGEDR; encoded by the coding sequence ATGACGCTGCCCGTCTATCTGGTTGATGATGATGATGCCGTGCGCAAAGCACTGATATTGCTTTTGTCCACGGTCAGCATCAAGGCAAAGGGTTTTGCTGATCCGACGGTTTTCCTCAGCCATTTGCCGGGTCTGGAGCCGGGATGCCTGATCTTCGACATCCGAATGCCGGCCATTACCGGCCTGAAGCTTCAGGAAAAGCTTGTGGAGGAAGGCATCGACTGGCCGGTCATCATCATTTCTGGCCACGGAAATATTGAAGCCTGCCGCCGCGCCTTCCGCAACGGCGCCGTGGATTTTTTGTCGAAGCCTGTGGATGAACAGGATCTCATCGACGCGATACAGAAGGCGCACCGCACACTTGCCCGCACGCTGGATGCACGGGCATTGCAGGCGGAAACGGTGGCGCTTCTGTCGCTTCTGACCGCGCGTGAGCGCGAGATACTGGAACGCATCGCACTCGGTTTCACCACCCGCCAGATCGCCGATGGGCTTGGCCTGTCACCGCGCACGGTCGACAGTCATCGCGCCGCCATCGGGCTCAAGCTTGGCACGACCTCGCAGGCGGAAATGACGAGGCTGTGGCTGGAAGCCGGCGAAGATCGGTAG
- a CDS encoding glutathione S-transferase family protein — protein MTNSRTLYSLCGSDISRPFSPHCWKTVLSLAHKGLDFEERPLPFTVIPTVEDGFSRTVPILRDGEQLVSDSFEIALYLDDAYPERPSLFDGEGGKAMARFVESWSQTVLHPAITRIALLDIHNMLDEPDRRYFRDSRTKALGRPLEDVAANREAEIAAFPALLAPIRRMLSFQPFIGGTSPLFADYIVFGALQWARITTGADLFSDNDPVRDWFEGCLDLYDARGRSVTAA, from the coding sequence ATGACAAACTCCAGAACCTTGTACTCGCTGTGTGGAAGCGACATTTCCCGGCCGTTTTCTCCCCATTGCTGGAAAACCGTGCTGTCGTTGGCGCATAAGGGACTGGATTTCGAGGAGCGCCCCTTGCCCTTCACTGTCATACCGACGGTTGAGGACGGTTTTTCGAGGACGGTGCCGATCCTGCGCGACGGCGAGCAGCTGGTGAGCGACAGTTTCGAAATCGCGCTTTATCTGGATGACGCCTATCCCGAGCGGCCGTCGTTGTTTGACGGGGAGGGCGGCAAGGCAATGGCCCGCTTCGTTGAAAGCTGGTCACAGACGGTGCTTCACCCGGCTATTACCCGTATCGCCCTGCTGGATATCCACAATATGCTGGATGAGCCGGATCGCCGTTATTTCCGTGACAGCAGGACGAAAGCGCTCGGCCGCCCGCTTGAGGATGTAGCGGCGAACCGCGAAGCGGAAATCGCGGCCTTTCCGGCGTTGCTCGCGCCGATCCGCCGCATGTTGAGCTTCCAGCCGTTTATCGGCGGCACGTCGCCGCTTTTTGCCGATTACATCGTGTTCGGCGCCCTGCAATGGGCAAGGATCACCACCGGCGCCGATCTGTTTTCCGATAATGACCCGGTGCGGGACTGGTTCGAAGGCTGCCTTGATCTCTATGATGCAAGAGGCCGCAGTGTGACAGCGGCGTGA